In Persicimonas caeni, a single window of DNA contains:
- a CDS encoding matrixin family metalloprotease translates to MNVTTRGMLFLVGLAATMLGPASALGFQQTMTCTQSGLYACEPGEEPKAVHWNARCVRYRINENGTNNFTRTSKDVPAIEELRRSVAQSFAAWTQVPCSDMTLVDGGLTSHTNANFDPKEPDQNSNLVIWRDQGWSQVASARAFALTSVTFNPRNGVIADADIEVNTEFYKFSAGEEPKANHVDMRNTMTHEVGHFIGLDHTEVREATMFSTAPVGETAKRSLHPDDIEGLCTTYPSSGEETQRQCNSASDFPSGDDLDLDGGVCTVTGIDASPPSSMALALLSILGLLGLAAHRKTATPCKH, encoded by the coding sequence ATGAATGTAACAACTCGGGGGATGCTCTTTTTGGTCGGCTTGGCTGCCACGATGCTGGGCCCTGCCTCGGCACTGGGCTTCCAGCAAACGATGACCTGTACGCAGTCGGGTCTATATGCCTGTGAGCCAGGCGAGGAGCCCAAGGCCGTCCATTGGAACGCTCGATGCGTGCGTTATCGCATCAACGAGAACGGCACCAACAACTTCACGCGCACGTCGAAGGATGTACCGGCCATCGAAGAGCTTCGCCGGTCGGTGGCGCAATCGTTCGCCGCCTGGACGCAGGTGCCTTGCAGCGACATGACGCTGGTCGACGGGGGTCTGACCAGCCACACGAACGCCAATTTCGATCCCAAAGAGCCCGACCAGAACAGCAACCTGGTCATCTGGCGCGACCAGGGGTGGTCGCAAGTCGCCAGCGCTCGAGCGTTCGCGCTGACAAGCGTGACGTTCAACCCGCGCAATGGGGTCATTGCCGACGCCGACATCGAGGTCAACACCGAGTTCTACAAGTTCTCGGCCGGCGAGGAGCCCAAGGCCAACCACGTCGACATGCGCAATACGATGACCCACGAGGTCGGGCATTTCATCGGCCTGGACCACACCGAGGTTAGGGAGGCGACCATGTTTAGCACCGCTCCCGTCGGTGAAACGGCCAAACGCTCGCTCCACCCCGACGATATCGAGGGACTGTGCACCACCTACCCGTCGAGCGGTGAGGAGACACAGCGGCAGTGCAACAGCGCCAGCGACTTCCCGTCGGGCGATGACCTCGATCTCGACGGCGGCGTCTGCACGGTCACCGGCATCGATGCTTCCCCGCCCTCCTCGATGGCGCTGGCGCTGCTGAGCATCCTCGGACTGCTCGGGCTGGCCGCACACCGAAAGACCGCAACCCCTTGTAAACACTAG
- a CDS encoding matrixin family metalloprotease, which yields MSPKYMKFTQLAAFCFIVTALSVATPDLGWSYAQNQTCGGGRQPCRPNEDAHPIVWDRTCVLYYLDRAGSEDFEAGPDGGAGVTLERIVNDSFDAWNAPSCAGLKLIYGGQVDHAAELPGERRNTVRFNVDQWRGSATTFATTIVNYNPNTGVISEADIVVNDQFYKYTAQPTPGVGEADLQNTLTHEVGHLLGMAHSDVSEATMFGSADLSETKKRSLHRDDIDGLCAHYPSEEYDSTCGMQTDEPDESFEQESGSDSFEWGKDEAPKDGTACSVTGVHRSAIVPPMALILGLLGGILFWRRTGRWNDD from the coding sequence TTGTCCCCGAAGTACATGAAGTTCACGCAGCTCGCAGCATTTTGTTTCATCGTGACCGCGCTCTCGGTAGCGACTCCTGACCTAGGTTGGAGCTACGCCCAAAACCAGACGTGCGGGGGTGGTCGACAACCGTGTCGACCCAACGAAGACGCCCACCCCATCGTGTGGGACCGCACGTGTGTGCTCTATTACCTCGACCGGGCGGGCTCAGAAGACTTCGAGGCCGGTCCGGACGGTGGCGCGGGCGTGACGCTCGAGCGCATCGTCAACGACTCGTTCGACGCTTGGAATGCGCCCAGTTGCGCGGGCCTCAAGCTCATCTACGGCGGCCAAGTCGACCACGCGGCCGAACTTCCAGGAGAGCGGAGAAACACCGTGCGGTTCAACGTGGACCAATGGAGGGGATCGGCGACGACCTTCGCCACCACGATTGTGAACTACAACCCGAACACGGGCGTGATCAGCGAAGCCGACATCGTCGTCAACGATCAGTTCTACAAATACACTGCTCAACCGACACCCGGCGTCGGTGAGGCCGACCTTCAGAACACCCTCACCCACGAGGTCGGCCACCTGCTCGGTATGGCCCACAGCGACGTCTCCGAGGCGACGATGTTCGGCTCCGCCGATCTCAGCGAGACCAAAAAGCGTTCGCTGCACAGGGATGACATCGACGGGTTATGTGCACATTATCCTTCTGAGGAGTACGATTCAACGTGCGGCATGCAAACCGATGAGCCCGACGAGAGTTTCGAGCAGGAATCGGGAAGCGACTCGTTCGAGTGGGGCAAAGATGAAGCCCCGAAAGACGGAACGGCATGTAGCGTGACGGGCGTGCATCGCTCGGCTATAGTTCCGCCCATGGCGCTCATTTTGGGACTACTCGGAGGGATTCTGTTTTGGAGGCGAACCGGTCGCTGGAACGACGACTAA
- a CDS encoding eCIS core domain-containing protein yields the protein MLIRRTPMLGEIRDAASVVAYAALKTRASGITLGNRVFIRREFFSDDGDIPLDLVAHEVAHVVQFLRDGTLPFLLRYVRDYAFGLTKGLGDRSAYMAIPYEVEARQVANALPLYVVRSE from the coding sequence GTGCTCATCCGGCGCACGCCCATGCTCGGCGAGATCCGCGACGCTGCGAGTGTGGTCGCCTACGCCGCTCTCAAAACGCGCGCCAGCGGCATCACGCTGGGCAACCGCGTCTTTATTCGTCGTGAGTTCTTCAGCGACGACGGCGACATCCCGCTCGATCTCGTCGCCCACGAGGTCGCCCATGTCGTGCAGTTCCTGCGCGACGGCACCCTTCCCTTTTTGCTGCGCTATGTGCGCGACTACGCCTTCGGGCTGACCAAGGGGCTGGGCGACCGCAGCGCCTACATGGCCATCCCCTACGAAGTCGAGGCACGCCAGGTCGCCAACGCGCTGCCGCTCTACGTCGTCAGATCGGAGTGA
- the rsmA gene encoding 16S rRNA (adenine(1518)-N(6)/adenine(1519)-N(6))-dimethyltransferase RsmA: protein METFDTPGELVRRYEKRTKKQFGQHFLVDPNILHGIAAAADVGEGDRVFEVGPGCGTLTLTMLQRGAKVLAVELDRDLAAFLRENLAPGRDLELVEGDILDQDVGELLSHFDEDEKGVWKCAANLPYNVATEVFFRLADVMDRFACLALMFQREVAERFVARAGDDDYGVLSLMSRLYADSEIVMTLPPGAFRPPPRVHSAVVRFEPVPGTRIPDDGLRDNFKRVVRAAFQTRRKTLPNALKSTGVPKPRLKEAISAVGLDLRIRPERVSFEAFEALARELHSDLTT, encoded by the coding sequence TTGGAAACCTTCGACACCCCCGGCGAACTCGTTCGTCGCTACGAAAAGCGCACCAAAAAGCAGTTCGGCCAGCATTTTCTGGTCGACCCCAATATCCTGCACGGCATCGCCGCGGCGGCCGACGTGGGCGAGGGCGACCGCGTCTTCGAGGTGGGCCCCGGTTGCGGCACGCTCACGCTGACGATGCTCCAGCGCGGCGCCAAAGTGCTCGCCGTCGAGCTCGACCGAGACCTCGCTGCCTTCTTGCGCGAGAATCTCGCCCCCGGCCGCGATCTCGAGCTCGTCGAGGGGGATATCCTCGACCAGGACGTCGGCGAGCTCCTGTCTCATTTCGACGAAGACGAGAAGGGCGTGTGGAAATGTGCGGCGAACCTTCCGTACAACGTGGCCACCGAGGTCTTCTTTCGCCTGGCCGACGTGATGGACCGCTTTGCGTGCCTCGCGCTGATGTTCCAGCGCGAGGTGGCCGAGCGCTTCGTGGCGCGCGCCGGCGACGACGACTACGGGGTGTTGTCGCTCATGAGCCGGCTCTACGCTGATTCCGAGATCGTGATGACGCTGCCGCCCGGCGCGTTTCGCCCGCCACCTCGAGTTCACAGCGCGGTGGTGCGCTTCGAGCCGGTCCCCGGCACGCGCATCCCCGACGACGGGCTTCGCGACAATTTCAAGCGGGTGGTGCGCGCGGCGTTTCAGACGCGCCGAAAGACGCTGCCGAACGCGCTCAAGTCGACCGGGGTGCCCAAGCCGCGCCTCAAAGAGGCGATCAGTGCCGTCGGGCTCGACCTGCGCATCCGCCCGGAGCGCGTCTCGTTCGAAGCGTTCGAGGCGCTCGCCCGGGAGCTTCACTCCGATCTGACGACGTAG
- a CDS encoding phosphatase PAP2 family protein: protein MYRFFDFLRFDQVPDKPVGELPWHYPYGLLEKIWLVVWALIGLTGAVYREHIAASTELFGVSIAVIALVLILPQITIRLNQAAYGAGRIVVSVVSSWATYERSAQFLEAFRSTSYEMEMLLADRLLFGGNPSEWTEVLINPVLTEYLQLTYVSYFPMMLLVALALFFARKNRVLFRYLLAMNLAMVSCHFFYILVPVRSPFLIADDPQYASLISYSIPLQGLWWTEHLRQNLLDATVMRYDCFPSGHTMHSMLAIYFGWKTNRAVRAIVTVVGVSIIFSTIYLRYHYAIDLVAGAGFAVFWIWASAKMTAASWNDEPTPQPQLSQKVASVLQHFSGNRPD from the coding sequence ATGTATCGGTTTTTCGACTTCTTGCGATTCGACCAGGTTCCAGACAAGCCAGTGGGAGAGCTTCCCTGGCATTACCCCTACGGATTGCTCGAGAAAATCTGGTTGGTTGTCTGGGCATTGATCGGATTGACCGGAGCGGTCTACCGCGAGCATATCGCGGCCAGCACCGAGCTTTTCGGCGTGAGCATCGCCGTCATCGCGCTCGTCCTGATCCTTCCGCAGATCACCATTCGGCTCAATCAGGCGGCGTATGGAGCAGGGCGTATCGTCGTGTCGGTCGTGTCCTCGTGGGCGACCTACGAGCGCTCCGCGCAGTTCCTCGAAGCATTTCGCTCGACGAGCTACGAGATGGAGATGCTCTTGGCCGACCGCCTGCTCTTCGGCGGCAACCCCTCCGAGTGGACCGAAGTCCTCATCAACCCGGTGCTCACCGAGTATCTGCAGCTGACCTACGTCAGCTACTTCCCGATGATGCTCCTGGTGGCCCTGGCGCTCTTCTTCGCCCGAAAAAATCGGGTGTTGTTCCGGTATCTACTGGCGATGAACCTGGCGATGGTCTCGTGCCACTTTTTCTACATCCTTGTGCCGGTGCGCTCGCCGTTCCTCATCGCCGATGATCCCCAATACGCCTCGCTCATCTCGTACAGCATCCCCCTGCAGGGCCTGTGGTGGACCGAACACCTGCGCCAGAACCTGCTCGACGCCACCGTCATGCGCTACGACTGCTTCCCCAGCGGACACACCATGCACAGCATGCTGGCGATCTATTTCGGCTGGAAGACCAATCGAGCGGTCCGCGCCATTGTGACGGTCGTAGGCGTGTCGATCATCTTCTCGACGATCTACCTGCGCTACCACTACGCCATCGACCTGGTCGCCGGCGCAGGCTTTGCTGTGTTCTGGATCTGGGCGAGCGCGAAGATGACCGCGGCCAGCTGGAACGACGAGCCAACCCCGCAACCGCAGCTCAGCCAGAAGGTGGCTTCAGTGCTGCAGCATTTCTCCGGGAACCGGCCGGATTGA
- the moaC gene encoding cyclic pyranopterin monophosphate synthase MoaC produces the protein MSDFSHIDKSGKAGMVDVGDKAETDRVAVARGFVHMSDETLEAIEQRRIVKGEVLQVARVAGIMGSKRTAELIPMCHTLPLDNVKVAFRSMPEAGGLAIEASARCRGKTGVEMEALTAVSVAALTVYDMCKSMDKAMHIGDIHLVKKTGGKSGEFVHPSAPGPDMDADADAWE, from the coding sequence ATGAGCGATTTTAGTCATATCGACAAATCGGGCAAAGCCGGCATGGTCGACGTGGGCGACAAGGCCGAAACCGATCGCGTGGCGGTGGCCCGCGGGTTCGTACACATGAGCGACGAGACCCTCGAGGCCATCGAGCAACGTCGTATAGTCAAGGGCGAGGTGTTGCAAGTGGCCCGCGTGGCCGGAATCATGGGCTCGAAGCGCACCGCCGAGCTCATCCCGATGTGCCACACGCTGCCGCTCGACAACGTCAAGGTGGCGTTTCGCTCGATGCCCGAGGCGGGCGGGCTGGCCATCGAGGCGAGCGCGCGCTGCCGGGGGAAGACCGGCGTGGAGATGGAGGCGCTCACCGCCGTGTCGGTCGCCGCGCTGACCGTCTACGACATGTGCAAGTCGATGGATAAGGCGATGCATATCGGTGATATCCACCTGGTCAAAAAGACCGGCGGCAAGTCCGGTGAGTTCGTCCACCCCAGCGCGCCAGGGCCCGACATGGACGCCGATGCCGACGCCTGGGAGTGA
- a CDS encoding tetratricopeptide repeat protein, protein MFKAYRLPLATALFAIGLLFAGCSSETKTRKEPTPAAEKYLEDAREKLDSKHYTEARALVDLAREEGAPEAEADALEAALERAMGEKALAAGDLQEAYEHLSAAGRLEPDDNQRFADLIAAIEAGRQAGVMAVELAPLASKAVEVRTRSKQAQQLAAQLWDDAGESARALPFYEWLYKVSPGNTAVTMRLATLYAGEGELRSAKRLLQKLLLKQPENAVAALQLASVYAQLGEHDKAKERYEALVEKYPERTGILLNYARYLDERGESERAEKLREQAREALPGVKRRKMRKLR, encoded by the coding sequence ATGTTTAAGGCTTACCGGCTGCCCCTCGCAACCGCTCTCTTTGCTATCGGCCTGCTCTTCGCCGGATGCTCGTCGGAGACTAAAACGCGCAAAGAGCCGACACCGGCCGCAGAAAAGTATCTCGAAGATGCTCGCGAGAAGCTCGACTCCAAGCACTATACCGAGGCGCGCGCGCTCGTGGACCTCGCCCGAGAGGAAGGCGCGCCCGAGGCGGAGGCCGACGCGTTGGAAGCCGCTCTCGAGCGCGCAATGGGCGAAAAAGCCCTCGCCGCAGGCGACCTGCAAGAGGCCTACGAGCACCTGAGCGCCGCCGGCAGGCTCGAGCCCGACGACAACCAACGCTTTGCCGACCTCATCGCCGCCATCGAGGCGGGCCGGCAAGCCGGCGTGATGGCCGTCGAGCTCGCCCCCTTGGCCAGTAAGGCCGTCGAGGTGCGCACCCGCTCGAAACAAGCGCAACAACTCGCCGCGCAGCTGTGGGATGACGCCGGCGAGTCGGCGCGCGCTTTGCCCTTTTACGAGTGGCTCTACAAAGTCTCGCCGGGTAACACGGCGGTCACGATGCGCTTGGCGACGCTGTACGCCGGCGAAGGTGAGCTGCGCTCGGCCAAGCGCCTGCTCCAAAAGCTGTTGCTCAAGCAACCTGAAAACGCCGTCGCCGCGCTCCAGTTGGCCAGTGTTTACGCCCAGCTGGGCGAGCACGACAAAGCCAAGGAGCGCTACGAGGCGCTCGTCGAAAAATACCCCGAGCGTACCGGCATTTTGCTCAACTACGCGCGTTATCTGGACGAACGAGGGGAATCCGAGCGCGCCGAAAAGCTCCGCGAGCAAGCACGTGAAGCCCTACCGGGCGTCAAACGCCGCAAGATGCGTAAACTAAGGTAA
- a CDS encoding protein kinase domain-containing protein, whose amino-acid sequence MHSTLQILITDLVVVLQAGPSIDIAAGADQGADWGTVVGVFFGALMLAGAVVGGYFAVRFFRDKVDSSGKKSSPVKMISKETRRRVKKATERGDYETAGDLLAHAGAHEDASEAYVQAGAFLKAARSFHSTNNLAQAIHFYKRAGEFEQAAQLYANNGEFRAAAAEYLQAGDFAAAAAQYERAGDHKRAAECFEKVDDTKRAGLNYEKADEPLKAADCYEAYFNARYDEAQGNLDELGDARKAAKRAGRLLREADEPGRAGELYRRAGFLELAAKCLRASGDFQRAADLLMQAEQPMLAAKVLEEGGEQQRASKMRAEAALQDGDHAAAAEMFESAGDAIRAAKLYDELGDAAKAAPLYEEIEEYKRAAELYALVDKHGLAARCAERAGQLARAAELYHEAGDVDSEIRLLREQGDYFRAGRLLFEHRRFQEGLDVLSSIDSTDPIFPRALELAGDIYQAQGRYEKAYSRYRSALGKREAETSTLPLFYKMARSLEEEQDWTGAMEHFNTIVEVDAHFEDAGLRLKAIQKRLRRGSMAGTTSSGIFAAPDEVDGMLSRRYEIIEEVARGGMGIVYKARDTVLGRVVAFKILGENLRDNETAVKYFLREARAAAALSHPNIVTIYDAGEQEGEYYMAMEFVEGTTLKELVQRKGGLDEKKCRYVLINCCRALHYAHSKGVIHRDIKSGNVMLTRDKALKIMDFGLAKFLREYQNNHTQQVGTPFYMSPEQIIGKDIDFRSDLYSLGCTIFECATGKVPFYKGDLSYHHIHTEPPRPRAMNPALSKEMERIILKLLAKNPDERYQTAKEILEDFGEA is encoded by the coding sequence ATGCACTCCACTCTTCAAATTCTCATCACCGACCTGGTCGTCGTGCTCCAGGCCGGCCCGTCTATCGACATTGCGGCCGGCGCTGATCAAGGCGCCGACTGGGGTACGGTGGTGGGAGTGTTCTTCGGCGCGCTGATGCTCGCCGGTGCAGTGGTCGGCGGCTATTTTGCCGTCCGGTTTTTCCGCGACAAGGTCGATTCGTCGGGCAAGAAGTCTTCGCCGGTCAAGATGATCAGCAAGGAGACGCGCCGTCGGGTCAAAAAGGCCACCGAGCGCGGCGACTACGAGACCGCCGGCGATCTCCTAGCTCATGCCGGTGCGCACGAAGATGCCTCGGAGGCTTACGTCCAAGCCGGCGCTTTCCTCAAGGCGGCGCGATCGTTTCACTCCACCAACAATCTGGCCCAGGCCATCCACTTCTACAAACGGGCCGGGGAGTTCGAGCAAGCCGCCCAGCTGTACGCCAATAACGGTGAGTTTCGCGCCGCGGCCGCCGAGTATTTGCAGGCGGGCGATTTTGCCGCGGCGGCGGCTCAGTACGAGCGCGCCGGGGACCACAAGCGCGCCGCGGAGTGTTTCGAAAAGGTCGACGACACCAAACGCGCCGGCCTCAACTACGAAAAGGCCGACGAACCGCTCAAGGCAGCCGACTGTTACGAAGCATATTTTAACGCGCGCTACGACGAGGCGCAGGGCAATCTGGACGAGCTCGGCGACGCCCGAAAGGCCGCCAAGCGCGCCGGTCGCCTGCTTCGCGAGGCCGACGAGCCGGGGCGTGCGGGCGAGCTTTACCGCCGCGCCGGCTTTCTGGAGCTGGCGGCCAAATGCCTGCGCGCCTCGGGCGATTTCCAGCGCGCGGCCGATTTGTTGATGCAGGCCGAGCAGCCCATGCTCGCCGCCAAGGTGCTCGAAGAGGGCGGTGAGCAGCAGCGCGCTTCGAAGATGCGCGCCGAGGCGGCCCTCCAAGACGGAGACCACGCTGCGGCCGCCGAAATGTTCGAGTCCGCGGGAGACGCGATACGCGCCGCCAAGCTTTACGATGAGCTGGGTGACGCCGCCAAGGCCGCGCCGCTGTACGAGGAGATCGAGGAGTACAAGCGCGCCGCCGAACTCTACGCCCTCGTCGACAAGCACGGGCTCGCCGCGCGCTGCGCCGAGCGCGCCGGGCAATTGGCGCGTGCTGCCGAGCTGTACCACGAGGCGGGCGACGTCGATTCGGAAATTCGGCTCTTGAGAGAGCAGGGCGACTACTTCCGCGCCGGCCGATTGCTCTTCGAGCACCGCCGCTTCCAGGAGGGCCTCGACGTGCTCTCCAGCATCGACTCGACCGACCCCATCTTCCCGCGCGCGCTCGAGCTCGCTGGCGACATCTACCAGGCGCAGGGGCGCTACGAGAAGGCCTACAGCCGGTATCGATCGGCGCTGGGCAAGCGCGAGGCCGAGACCTCGACGCTGCCGCTCTTCTACAAGATGGCCCGCTCACTCGAAGAGGAGCAGGACTGGACCGGGGCGATGGAGCATTTCAACACCATCGTCGAGGTCGACGCGCATTTCGAGGACGCCGGGCTTCGGCTCAAGGCGATTCAGAAGCGGCTTCGCCGCGGCAGCATGGCCGGCACCACCAGCAGCGGCATCTTCGCGGCGCCCGACGAGGTCGACGGCATGCTCAGCCGGCGCTACGAGATCATCGAAGAGGTCGCCCGCGGAGGCATGGGCATCGTCTATAAGGCTCGCGACACGGTGCTCGGCCGCGTCGTCGCGTTCAAGATTTTGGGCGAGAACCTTCGCGACAACGAGACCGCCGTCAAGTACTTCCTGCGCGAGGCGCGCGCGGCTGCGGCGCTGTCGCACCCCAACATCGTCACGATTTACGACGCCGGGGAGCAAGAAGGCGAATATTATATGGCGATGGAATTCGTCGAGGGGACCACGCTCAAAGAGCTCGTGCAGCGCAAGGGTGGCCTCGACGAGAAGAAGTGCCGCTACGTGCTGATCAACTGCTGTCGCGCGCTGCACTACGCGCACTCCAAGGGCGTGATTCACCGCGACATCAAGAGCGGCAACGTGATGCTCACCCGCGACAAGGCGCTCAAGATCATGGACTTCGGCCTGGCCAAGTTCCTGCGCGAGTACCAGAACAACCACACCCAGCAGGTCGGCACGCCGTTCTACATGTCCCCCGAGCAGATCATCGGCAAGGACATCGACTTCCGAAGCGACCTGTACAGCCTCGGTTGCACAATCTTCGAATGTGCCACCGGCAAGGTGCCCTTCTACAAGGGGGACCTGAGCTACCACCACATCCACACCGAGCCGCCGCGACCGCGGGCGATGAACCCGGCGTTGAGCAAAGAGATGGAGCGCATCATCTTGAAGCTCTTGGCCAAGAACCCCGACGAGCGCTACCAGACCGCTAAAGAAATCCTCGAGGATTTCGGCGAGGCGTAA
- a CDS encoding PEGA domain-containing protein yields MATHATPVFVPTAHAQQDQQDAETAKKVLQLIREGNTAFDEEKYETAFDKYEQAYELYPDPAILVRLGKTSEKLGNKKEAIGYYKEFARLMPDDPAAEKLAKRAEELEGELPIEVAVASEPQGAQVFLDKAMQDAVGTTPAQVELTAGEHTLYLKKKGFETAVKKVTIEAEGEQSVSVTLTRAMISEEGNGGDAVAPIDAETSNIPTYGYASLGLGVVTLATSGTFLYLKGVAEDDVNNYDKRAPGASRQALQERKDDANSYYDTALVTGIAGGVLTATGVGLLTYHYLSADAGDDEVAWGVGASFDADAAWLGVNGSF; encoded by the coding sequence TTGGCGACGCACGCCACACCGGTATTCGTGCCAACGGCTCACGCTCAGCAAGACCAGCAAGACGCAGAGACCGCCAAGAAGGTCCTCCAGTTGATTCGCGAGGGCAACACGGCGTTCGACGAAGAGAAGTACGAGACCGCGTTCGACAAGTACGAACAGGCTTACGAGTTGTACCCGGACCCGGCTATTTTGGTCCGGTTGGGCAAGACGTCCGAGAAGCTGGGCAACAAAAAAGAGGCAATTGGCTACTACAAAGAGTTTGCGCGGCTGATGCCCGACGACCCGGCCGCCGAGAAGCTCGCCAAGCGTGCCGAAGAGCTCGAAGGGGAGCTTCCCATCGAGGTGGCAGTCGCCTCCGAGCCACAGGGCGCGCAGGTCTTTTTGGACAAGGCGATGCAAGACGCCGTGGGCACCACCCCCGCTCAGGTCGAACTGACCGCCGGAGAGCATACGTTGTACTTGAAGAAGAAAGGCTTCGAGACGGCGGTCAAGAAGGTGACCATCGAAGCCGAAGGCGAACAGAGCGTGTCGGTGACGCTGACGCGCGCGATGATCTCCGAAGAGGGGAACGGTGGTGACGCGGTCGCGCCGATCGACGCAGAGACGTCGAATATCCCGACCTACGGCTACGCCTCGTTGGGCTTGGGCGTGGTGACGCTGGCGACCAGCGGCACGTTTTTGTACCTCAAAGGGGTCGCCGAAGATGACGTCAATAACTATGACAAGCGCGCCCCCGGAGCCAGCCGCCAGGCCCTCCAGGAGCGCAAAGACGACGCCAACTCCTACTACGACACCGCGCTGGTCACCGGCATCGCCGGCGGCGTGTTGACGGCCACGGGAGTGGGCCTTTTGACGTATCACTATCTGAGCGCAGACGCCGGTGACGACGAAGTCGCCTGGGGTGTCGGCGCCTCGTTCGACGCTGACGCTGCCTGGCTGGGCGTGAACGGAAGTTTTTGA